CCCTGTGGGACATGGCGGCGAACGCGATCATCGTGACGGAGGCGGGCGGCGTCTTCACCGGCCTCGACGGGCGCCACGGCCCGCACAGCGGCAACGCGGCGGCGTCGAACGGCCTGCTCCACGGCGAGCTGCTGAGCTACCTGCAGACGTGAGCGTCGCGCCGCTACGGCGCGCGGAAGCTCCGTAGCGGCGCAACGAACCTTCCGCGCCCCCTTGTTGACGGCCCGAACGGCTGCGACTCTGAGAGTCCCCCCACTTGTGAACTTGTGAATCCGTTCTCCAGGTCGGGACCGGAGGCAATCCTTCGGCATCCCGGAGGTCGCGGATTCACCAAGGAGGTGGCTCACGCCCATGCTCGTCCGCGACGCCATGAGCACGATGGTCCTCACCATCGGCCCCGCCCACACGCTGCGCAGGTCGGCCCGCCTGATGTCCGATCGCCGCGTCGGCGCGGCGGTCGTCCTCGACCCCGACACCTGCGGGATCGGCATTCTGACCGAGCGCGACATCCTCAACTCACTCGGCCTCGGCCAGAACCCGGACCACGAGATCGCCGGTACCCACACCACGACCGACGTCGTCTTCGCCGCCCCGGCATGGACGCTCCAGGAGGCCGCCGAGGCCATGTCGCACGGCGGCTTCCGGCATCTCATCGTGCTCGACGACCAGGAGCCGGTCGGCATCGTGTCGGTCCGCGACATCATCCGCTGCTGGGCCCCGGCCCGCCGCGCGTCGACGACGCTGGTGAGCTGATCCGCGTACGGCACCGCTGTACGCGAACAAGAGGGCCGGCCCCCGATGGGAGCCGGCCCTCTGCCTGCGTCAAGCGTCCCGGTCAGCCGCGAAGGGCCTGGACCGCGGCCTCGAGGCGCTTGCCGAAGTCACCGTCCGCCTGGCGGAAGTTGCCGATCGCGCGCTCGGCGATGTCGTCGCGGGAGACGCCCGCGATGTTGCCCGCGAGGTTCTCGACCAGACGGGCCTTCTCGTCCTCGGACATCAGGCGGTAGAGGTTGCCCGCCTGCACGAAGTCGTTGTCCTCGGCGTGCGAAGGGGCCTCGTGGTTGCCGGTGCCGCCGGTGACGGGTGTCGACACCCACAGCGGCCGGTCCGTCTGGAACGGGCCGCCGAAGGAGTTCGGCTCGTAGTTCTTCGCGCCCTGGTGGCGGCCGTCGTACAGGAAGCCGTCACGGGAGTTGGTGCGCGCCTCGGTGGCGTGCGGGCGGTTCACCGGCAGGTGGTCGGCGTTGATACCGACGCGGTAGCGGTGCGCGTCCCCGTACGCGAAGAGGCGGCCCTGGAGCATCTTGTCGGGCGACGGGCCGATGCCCGGCACGAAGTGCGCCGGCGAGAAGATGCTCTGCTCGACCTCGGCGAAGATGTTCTCCGGGTTGCGGTTGAGCTCCAGCTTGCCGATCTCGATCGCCGGGTAGTCCTCGTGCGGCCACACCTTGGTGAGGTCGAACGGGTTGAAGCGGTAGGTCGCCGCGTCGGCCGCCGGCATGATCTGCACCTGCACGGTCCAGGACGGGAACTCGCCGCGCTCGATGGCCTCGCGCAGGTCGCGCTGGTGCGAGTCCGGGTCCTCACCGGCGAGCTTCGCGGCCTCGTCGGCCGTGAGGTTCTTGATCCCCTGGTCGGTCTT
The DNA window shown above is from Streptomyces sp. NBC_01445 and carries:
- a CDS encoding CBS domain-containing protein is translated as MLVRDAMSTMVLTIGPAHTLRRSARLMSDRRVGAAVVLDPDTCGIGILTERDILNSLGLGQNPDHEIAGTHTTTDVVFAAPAWTLQEAAEAMSHGGFRHLIVLDDQEPVGIVSVRDIIRCWAPARRASTTLVS
- a CDS encoding catalase, producing the protein MLAPGQEAHVTSQGPLTTEAGAPVADNQNSETAGVGGPVLVQDQALLEKLAHFNRERIPERIVHARGAGAYGTFTLTRDVSQWTRAKFLSEVGKQTETFLRFSTVAGSLGSADAVRDPRGFALKFYTEEGNYDLVGNNTPVFFIKDAIKFPDFIHTQKRDPYTGSQEADNVWDFWGLSPESTHQVTWLFGDRGIPATLRHMNGYGSHTYQWNNEAGEVFWVKYHFKTDQGIKNLTADEAAKLAGEDPDSHQRDLREAIERGEFPSWTVQVQIMPAADAATYRFNPFDLTKVWPHEDYPAIEIGKLELNRNPENIFAEVEQSIFSPAHFVPGIGPSPDKMLQGRLFAYGDAHRYRVGINADHLPVNRPHATEARTNSRDGFLYDGRHQGAKNYEPNSFGGPFQTDRPLWVSTPVTGGTGNHEAPSHAEDNDFVQAGNLYRLMSEDEKARLVENLAGNIAGVSRDDIAERAIGNFRQADGDFGKRLEAAVQALRG